The Niabella beijingensis genomic interval GATAGGCTTCCGAATCATCCAGGAATATTTTCAGGAAGGTGTTTGAAACAAACAGCCACAGGCCCGTAACGATCAGGCAGGAAGCAATTACGCTGGAGTACTGGTAAGCAGAGGGAAGATAATACCTTGTAATATTCAGCATCAGCAATCCGCTTAACAATAAAAGGAAATTACTCAGTAAGCTGTCGGTAAGAACAATGTATAAGGGAAACTCGAAAGAGTTCAGCAAAAACGCCTGCAGGTTTACCAGCACCACCCATCCGATGATCAGGGAGATGAGGAATCGTTTTGCTGTTAACGGAGAGGACGACACTTAAATTGGATTGTTTGAGATTTGAATCCCGGTTTGCCGCCGGGATACGATTTAATATGTTACAGAGTATTTTACCCAGTCACTTTTCACTATTCACCTTTTCACTTTTTCAGTCCTCCTAAAAACTCTTGATATCAATGCCCCCTAAAATTACGGTACCTTTCAACACAAGCGTTTTTGTAGTATCCACATTTCCCATAGAAACGCGTTTGTCCTTTACTTCTCCCATAATAGCCACTGCTTCGGAGATCACATTCCAGTGAGAAGGTATCAGCAATGTAGCGCCGCCAAAGATAGCCGTCACTTCCAACACCGCAGTGCCACTGATATCCGCCTGCAACAGGTCAATCTCGCTGCCTCCGAACACATTCACCATATCTCCTCCCCGGAAGTTTTTGGACAATACCTTTTTCTTGGTTCCGCCAAAAATAGAAGTGGCATCAACGATATCTTCATTGCTGACACTTCCCCTGTAGGTCTTTTTGCCGGTCGGTTCCCCCGTATTGGGATCCTGAGTGATAAAATCATACGATTTTCTGGGTCTCAGGATAAAGAACAAACCGGCGCCGATCAGGGCTATTGGAAAGATGAACTTGCGCAGGGAGTTAAAAAGAAAGAATTCATTTACAAGGAATAAGGATCCCACCAGGATCAGGATCAACCAGCCGGGGCCCTGGAAATTTTTGCGGAACCCGATAAACAGTCCCAGCACGATCAGGAACATTTGCCAGGAAAGCATAAAGTCGGGAAAGATAAAGCCCATTCTTCTCAGCAGGTACACAACACCGATCAGCACCAGGAACAGCCCGATCCAGATATGCCCTTTGGCATTGCGTTCGCGAAAGGAAGGCGGTTGCGGCGGGGCATTTTTATCAGAAAAGTCGGTCTTTTCTGATTTGTTATAGAATTCGGTATTGTACGGATTATTTTCACTCATTGTTCAAATTTTATGTAAAAATACCCCCCTAAGATAGGCCTTACAACAGATTTTTCGCATGTAAACGCCAGATATCGGTAAATGGGCGGATTGCCACGGCGAATGACAATACCGAGATCCGGAAAAAAATCCACACCCGGCGAAAACACACTGTTTCAGACCACAAATTTAAATTTTTGGCCGTCAAACAGGCCCTTATCACTTAGTTTTAAGGCCGGTATCACCAGCAATGCCATGAAGGACAGTGTCATAAACGGAGCCGAAAGTGTGGAGCCCATTTCTTTCACCATCCGGTCGATGGCGGTATAGGCTGCCGCCACCTTGTAACCATCGGCATTGCTCATCAGACCCGCCACCGGCAACGGTACAATCGCCTCGTTATCACCGTTTACAGCTGCTACCCCGCCTTTTTCCGCGATCACCAGGTTGACCGCCCTGCACAGACTTTCATCATCAACACCTACGGCAATGATATTATGGCTGTCATGTGCAACAGAAGAAGCCAGCGCGCCGGTCTTCAAACCAAAATTCTTTATAAAAGTGGTAGCCGGTACTGCTTCTTTGTAACGGTTTACTACTGTTATTTTTAACAGATCACGGGAAGGATCGCTTACAAAAAATCCCTCCGCTATTTTTGGCTCTAGTTGTAAGGGGTTGGTAATCAGCTGTCCGTCGAGTGCCTCGATCACGGGTATACGTGCTGCCCCGGTAGCAGTTATCGCGAAATCAGCCGCTTTTTTGGGCAGACAGTTAAACTGGTTAATGATACCAGCACCGGGCGTCTGGATCAGGGATCGTCCGTCGGCAGCTACCGGTATCCCATTGATCACTGTCCGGATCGTTTTAAAATGCTTCAGATCCTGCACCACAATAAAATCCGCAGGATCTCCTTCCCGGAGCAAGCCCACCGGAAGTTTGTAATGCAATACAGGATTGATACAAGCCGCCTGCAACACATGGAATACGTCGATGTTCTTTGCAACGGCCCGCGCACAGAGCTGATCGATATGTCCCGCTTCAAGGCTATCCGGGTGTTTGTCATCACTGCAGAACATGATTTCCTTGGGGTAATCCCGCAACAGGTCAATAAGTGCTTCAAAATTCCTGGCGGCACTTCCCTCCCGGATAAGGATCTTCATTCCTGCCTTTAGCTTATCCAGTGCTTCCTCCCTGGTAAAACATTCATGATCGGTTCCCGGAAGGCCGGGTGCAGCGATCGAACCGGCATACCGCTGTGCATCCGCACCGCGCAATCCCGGAGCATGCCCGTCTACCGGTTTTCCTGCCGCATGGGCGGCCTTTATTTTATCGATCACTTCCGGGTCTCCGGCCAGTACACCCGGAAAGTTCATCATCTCGCTGAGGTAACGTATTTTAGGATTTGCCAGCAGCGTTGTTACCGCCTCCACTCCAAGCGAAGCACCGGCCGTTTCAAATGCTGTAGCCGGGACGCAGCTGGGGGCGCCGAAATTAAACTTAAACGGTACCGTATTCCCGTTGTCGATCATGTATTGTACCCCTTCCATCCCGCAAACATTGGCAATCTCGTGCGGATCGCTTACCGTGGCCACTGTACCATGCACCACTGCCAGCCGTGCAAATTCCGATGGCACCAGCATGCTGCTTTCTATGTGCACATGACTGTCTACAAAACCCGGTAAGAGATAGGGCTCCCCGGCAATCTCTTTTTCTTCCAGTATTTCGATCTGCCTGATGCCTTCCTTATCAAACCCGATTGCCGCAAAACAGATCTTTCGCCGCATGATATCTACAAGGTTGCCTTTAACCTGCTCCATTCTTTTAACATTTGGGTAAATGTAAAAAATGTTTCAGATAAACGCTTCGGGTCCCGGCAGTATATGTCGATACGAATACAGGAAGTCGCAAAGAAACACAAAGGATCGGTAAAAAGTTCTAATGTACCGGCGTGCATTCGCGCACTTTTGATATTAAATACGTCCCGGTGTTTTGAAAACATAAGTTTCAAGGTAAGTTCCGGCAACCTGCTCTGCAGCGGCCAGGATCGCATTTACCTTTTCCTTTGCAGCAAGAAGGCATTGATCCGTGATGGTAAAGCTCCGGTCGTATCGTGCCCCTGTATAGGATGCCTCCAGGGCAGCCAGCAGCTCATATTCTGTTTCCGTTCGAAAAAAGGATAAAAAACAGGGATGCTGGCGTGCACACTGGAGCAGGAGTTGTTTGATGGAATGCTGCCGGATATGCATTCCCGAAAAAGCTTCAGCAAATCCCCGGAGCGTCAGTTCTGCAGCCTGGTGCAATGCAAAACAGGCCAGCTCATTACTCCCGCTGTGCTGTAATGAGGCGGCCAGCCCCAGAAATAACCGGGCCTTGCTGCAGCCGGCCGTAAACACATCGATGGAAGCC includes:
- a CDS encoding LiaF transmembrane domain-containing protein, translating into MSENNPYNTEFYNKSEKTDFSDKNAPPQPPSFRERNAKGHIWIGLFLVLIGVVYLLRRMGFIFPDFMLSWQMFLIVLGLFIGFRKNFQGPGWLILILVGSLFLVNEFFLFNSLRKFIFPIALIGAGLFFILRPRKSYDFITQDPNTGEPTGKKTYRGSVSNEDIVDATSIFGGTKKKVLSKNFRGGDMVNVFGGSEIDLLQADISGTAVLEVTAIFGGATLLIPSHWNVISEAVAIMGEVKDKRVSMGNVDTTKTLVLKGTVILGGIDIKSF
- the ade gene encoding adenine deaminase, producing the protein MEQVKGNLVDIMRRKICFAAIGFDKEGIRQIEILEEKEIAGEPYLLPGFVDSHVHIESSMLVPSEFARLAVVHGTVATVSDPHEIANVCGMEGVQYMIDNGNTVPFKFNFGAPSCVPATAFETAGASLGVEAVTTLLANPKIRYLSEMMNFPGVLAGDPEVIDKIKAAHAAGKPVDGHAPGLRGADAQRYAGSIAAPGLPGTDHECFTREEALDKLKAGMKILIREGSAARNFEALIDLLRDYPKEIMFCSDDKHPDSLEAGHIDQLCARAVAKNIDVFHVLQAACINPVLHYKLPVGLLREGDPADFIVVQDLKHFKTIRTVINGIPVAADGRSLIQTPGAGIINQFNCLPKKAADFAITATGAARIPVIEALDGQLITNPLQLEPKIAEGFFVSDPSRDLLKITVVNRYKEAVPATTFIKNFGLKTGALASSVAHDSHNIIAVGVDDESLCRAVNLVIAEKGGVAAVNGDNEAIVPLPVAGLMSNADGYKVAAAYTAIDRMVKEMGSTLSAPFMTLSFMALLVIPALKLSDKGLFDGQKFKFVV